A region from the Sandaracinus amylolyticus genome encodes:
- the ligD gene encoding non-homologous end-joining DNA ligase, producing MPRALSTTTSRRTSKRGALPEVDAQLATLVDEPPEGDAWLHEIKFDGYRALAYLDHGEVRLVSRNGLSFNERFAPVCAALSRLPIERAILDGELCAIDEAGRTRFESLQQGGREGLVYFVFDLLFEGDEDLRKLPLIERKERLARVLPETSRGMVRRAEHVRGGGASFLDAAAELGLEGLIAKRLDRPYVSGRSLDWQKVKVQRREELVIVGFTPPKGARQRFGSLLLGTVDAERDGALRYAGKVGTGFDSRTLEELYERMIPLRVEEPPVIDPPREKGATWIRPELVAEVRYTEWTRDGKLRHPAFLGMREDKRASDVRRERATTTTGRARRR from the coding sequence ATGCCGCGCGCGCTCTCGACGACGACCTCGCGACGCACGAGCAAGCGCGGCGCGCTGCCCGAGGTCGACGCGCAGCTCGCGACGCTCGTCGACGAGCCGCCCGAGGGCGACGCGTGGCTCCACGAGATCAAGTTCGACGGGTATCGCGCGCTCGCCTACCTCGATCACGGCGAGGTGCGGCTCGTGTCGCGCAACGGGCTCTCGTTCAACGAGCGCTTCGCGCCGGTGTGCGCCGCGCTCTCGCGACTGCCGATCGAGCGCGCGATCCTCGACGGCGAGCTCTGCGCGATCGACGAGGCGGGGCGCACGCGCTTCGAGTCGCTCCAGCAGGGCGGGCGCGAGGGGCTCGTGTACTTCGTGTTCGATCTGCTCTTCGAGGGCGACGAGGATCTGCGCAAGCTGCCGCTGATCGAGCGCAAGGAGCGGCTCGCGCGCGTCCTGCCCGAGACCTCGCGCGGGATGGTGCGGCGCGCCGAGCACGTGCGCGGCGGCGGTGCGTCGTTCCTCGATGCCGCAGCCGAGCTCGGGCTCGAGGGCCTGATCGCGAAGCGGCTCGATCGCCCGTACGTCTCGGGGCGATCGCTCGACTGGCAGAAGGTGAAGGTCCAGCGGCGCGAGGAGCTCGTGATCGTCGGGTTCACGCCGCCGAAGGGCGCGCGGCAGCGCTTCGGCTCGCTGCTCCTCGGCACCGTCGACGCCGAGCGCGACGGAGCGCTGCGCTACGCCGGCAAGGTCGGCACCGGGTTCGACTCGCGCACGCTCGAGGAGCTCTACGAGCGCATGATCCCGCTGCGCGTCGAGGAGCCTCCGGTGATCGATCCGCCGCGCGAGAAGGGCGCGACGTGGATCCGCCCCGAGCTCGTCGCCGAGGTCCGCTACACCGAGTGGACGCGCGACGGAAAGCTGCGCCACCCCGCGTTCCTCGGAATGCGCGAGGACAAGCGCGCGAGCGACGTGCGGAGAGAGCGCGCGACCACGACGACGGGGCGCGCGCGTCGTCGCTGA
- a CDS encoding DNA topoisomerase IB — translation MGAHPSEAAQLLADAVESARSAGLHYVSDEQPGIRRLPTRSPRRFRYVDPAGKDVKDEATLARIDALRIPPAWTDVWICRDPRGHIQATGRDARKRKQYRYHERWRDVRDATKFEKILDFARALPTIRARVTADLAQRELSRARVLATAVRLLDTTAIRVGNEEYTRENHSYGLTTLTRRHVKLQGDEIAFHFRGKSGKERFVSVRDPRVARVVRKCAELPGQVLLKYRAEDGSLHAIHSHDVNEYLREAAGDAFTAKDFRTWSATVLAGLALRRICSGEAPPRSVEKQVVAAIKAVAEVLGNTPAVCRKCYVHPLVVEAHKDGALLVAMERSLARVKEPVAHGLRPEEAAVLAFLQRRLHVDGTVRARSKKVAPALAAARVTASRTTRPRAPRATDREARRLARGARPRSTRAHSVDR, via the coding sequence ATGGGCGCACACCCTTCCGAGGCCGCGCAGCTCCTCGCGGACGCGGTGGAGTCCGCGCGCTCCGCCGGCCTGCACTACGTCAGCGACGAGCAGCCCGGCATTCGCCGGCTCCCCACGCGCTCGCCGCGCCGCTTCCGCTACGTCGATCCGGCAGGAAAGGACGTGAAGGACGAGGCGACGCTCGCGCGCATCGACGCGCTGCGGATCCCGCCCGCGTGGACCGACGTGTGGATCTGCCGCGACCCGCGCGGGCACATCCAGGCGACCGGCCGCGACGCGCGAAAGCGCAAGCAGTACCGCTATCACGAGCGCTGGCGCGACGTGCGCGACGCGACGAAGTTCGAGAAGATCCTCGACTTCGCGCGGGCGCTCCCGACCATCCGCGCGCGCGTCACCGCCGACCTCGCGCAGCGCGAGCTGTCCCGCGCGCGCGTGCTCGCGACCGCGGTGCGGCTGCTCGACACCACCGCCATCCGCGTGGGCAACGAGGAGTACACGCGCGAGAACCACTCGTACGGTCTGACCACGCTCACGCGCCGCCACGTGAAGCTGCAGGGCGACGAGATCGCGTTCCATTTCCGCGGAAAGAGCGGCAAGGAGCGCTTCGTGTCGGTGCGCGATCCGCGCGTCGCGCGCGTGGTGCGCAAGTGCGCCGAGCTGCCCGGACAGGTGCTCCTGAAGTACCGCGCCGAGGACGGCTCGCTGCACGCGATCCACTCGCACGACGTGAACGAGTATCTGCGCGAGGCCGCGGGTGACGCGTTCACCGCGAAGGACTTCCGCACGTGGTCCGCGACCGTGCTCGCCGGCCTCGCGCTGCGGCGGATCTGCAGCGGAGAGGCGCCTCCGCGCTCGGTCGAGAAGCAGGTCGTCGCGGCGATCAAAGCGGTCGCCGAGGTGCTCGGCAACACGCCCGCGGTCTGCCGCAAGTGCTACGTGCACCCGCTCGTCGTCGAAGCGCACAAGGACGGTGCGCTGCTCGTCGCGATGGAGCGCTCGCTCGCGCGCGTGAAGGAGCCCGTCGCGCACGGGCTGCGCCCCGAAGAGGCCGCCGTGCTCGCGTTCCTCCAGCGCCGGCTGCACGTCGACGGCACGGTGCGCGCGCGGTCGAAGAAGGTCGCGCCGGCGCTCGCCGCGGCGCGCGTGACGGCGTCGCGAACGACGCGCCCTCGCGCTCCGCGTGCGACCGATCGCGAGGCACGCCGCCTCGCACGTGGCGCTCGCCCTCGATCCACTCGTGCACACTCCGTGGATCGGTGA
- a CDS encoding Ku protein, which produces MATRRTRSSTTTKTKRASSKTAARTAKAHDEPASAEGGAKGVPRALWTGSIGFGLLQIPVSLHTASATQELRFHQLDDRTLDPIGYKRVNKTTGEEVEWEHIVRGYEVEKGEFVVITDEDMQAADVEATQTIDIVDFVEREAVQPVWFDKPYYLAPLKRAERAYALFREALVRTNRVAIAKVVIRTRQHLAMVYPHKRALVLEILRWSHELRSPKGLDLPEEDLSSLKVGDRELEMAEELVTRMSSDWDPARYTDDYREAVLQMIEEKARSGKVTEVRHPTEREAPAKASDLVALLRKSLESTGDEKTGKKKGRAA; this is translated from the coding sequence ATGGCGACCCGACGCACCCGCAGCAGCACCACCACGAAGACCAAGCGCGCGAGCTCGAAGACCGCCGCGCGCACCGCGAAGGCGCACGACGAGCCGGCGAGCGCCGAGGGCGGCGCCAAGGGCGTGCCGCGCGCGCTGTGGACCGGCTCGATCGGGTTCGGCCTGCTGCAGATCCCGGTGAGCCTCCACACCGCGAGCGCGACGCAGGAGCTGCGCTTCCACCAGCTCGACGACCGCACGCTCGATCCGATCGGCTACAAGCGCGTGAACAAGACGACGGGCGAAGAGGTCGAGTGGGAGCACATCGTCCGCGGCTACGAGGTCGAGAAGGGCGAGTTCGTCGTCATCACCGACGAGGACATGCAGGCCGCCGACGTCGAAGCGACGCAGACGATCGACATCGTCGACTTCGTCGAGCGCGAGGCCGTGCAGCCGGTGTGGTTCGACAAGCCGTACTACCTCGCGCCGCTCAAGCGCGCCGAGCGCGCGTACGCGCTCTTCCGCGAGGCGCTGGTGCGCACGAACCGCGTCGCCATCGCGAAGGTGGTCATCCGCACGCGGCAGCACCTCGCGATGGTCTATCCGCACAAGCGCGCGCTCGTGCTCGAGATCCTGCGCTGGTCGCACGAGCTGCGATCGCCGAAGGGGCTCGACCTGCCCGAGGAGGATCTCTCGTCGCTGAAGGTCGGGGACCGCGAGCTCGAGATGGCCGAGGAGCTCGTCACGCGCATGAGCAGCGACTGGGATCCGGCGCGCTACACCGACGACTACCGCGAGGCCGTGCTCCAGATGATCGAGGAGAAGGCGCGCAGCGGGAAGGTCACCGAGGTGCGCCACCCGACCGAGCGCGAGGCGCCGGCGAAGGCCTCGGATCTCGTCGCGCTGCTGCGCAAGAGCCTCGAGAGCACGGGCGACGAGAAGACCGGTAAGAAGAAGGGTCGCGCGGCGTGA